A genome region from Macaca nemestrina isolate mMacNem1 chromosome 20, mMacNem.hap1, whole genome shotgun sequence includes the following:
- the TEKTIP1 gene encoding tektin bundle-interacting protein 1, with amino-acid sequence MLSTVASEAFLAGAPGTQADMQTLRREAARPYVPSGTLEASFPAPLYSDDYLSLEGPRWPLAIRQATHWKYTPMGCDAAGQLWYTGLTNSDTREAWYNLPLDPASPFREAYNRWHGCYQRREHTMPSAYTQHLRETAWHDPIIPAQYQVPSTRWGSTLWKDRPIRGKEYVINRNRYGVEPLWRASDYVPSLSAPQRPPGTTQNYREWGLEPYCPSTCQRPLPSSTTMPR; translated from the exons ATGCTGTCAACAGTGGCCTCGGAGGCCTTCCTGGCAGGAGCGCCAGGGACCCAGGCAGACATGCAAACCCTGAGGCGAGAGGCTGCCCGGCCCTATGTCCCCTCGGGGACCCTCGAGGCCAGCTTCCCAGCACCTCTCTACAG TGATGACTACCTGTCCCTGGAGGGTCCCCGCTGGCCACTGGCCATCAGGCAGGCCACACACTGGAAGTACACACCCATGGGATGCGACGCAGCTGGCCAGCTGTGGTACACAGGCCTGACCAACTCGGACACCCGGGAAGCCTGGTACAACCTGCCGTTGGACCCGGCCAGCCCCTTCCGCGAGGCCTACAACCGCTGGCACGGCTGCTACCAACGCCGTGAGCACACCATGCCATCGG CCTATACCCAGCACCTTCGGGAGACCGCCTGGCACGATCCCATCATCCCTGCCCAGTACCAGGTCCCCAGCACCCGGTGGGGGAGCACGCTGTGGAAAGACAGGCCAATCCGGGGCAAGGAATATG TCATCAACAGGAACCGGTACGGGGTGGAGCCGCTATGGAGGGCATCAGACTACGTGCCCTCCCTGTCGGCACCCCAGCGCCCGCCTGGCACCACCCAGAACTACCGGGAGTGGGGTCTGGAGCCGTACTGCCCCTCCACCTGCCAGCGGCCCCTGCCTTCCTCCACGACCATGCCCCGATAA
- the LOC105485496 gene encoding major facilitator superfamily domain-containing protein 12, with protein MGPGPPAVGAAPSRRPLSLVARLSYAVGHFLNDLCASMWFTYLLLYLHSVRAYSSRGAGLLLLLGQVADGLCTPLVGYEADRAAGCCPRYGPRKAWHLVGTVCVLLSFPFIFSPCLGCGAATPEWAALLYYGPFIVIFQFGWASTQISHLSLIPELVTNDHEKVELTALRYAFTVVANITVYGAAWLLLHLQGPSRVEPTQDIDIGDQLGGQDVPMFRNLSLLVVGVGAVFSLLFHLGTRERRRPHVEEPGEHNPLLAPAVAQPLLLWKHWLREPAFYQVGVLYMTTRLIVNLSQTYMAMYLTYSLHLPKKFIATIPLVMYLSGFFSSFLMRPINKRIGRNMTYFLGLLVILAFAAWVALAEGLGVAVYAAAVLLGAGCATILVTSLAMTADLIGPHTNSGAFVYGSMSFSDKVANGLAVMAIQSLHPCPSELCCRACMSFYHWAMVAVTGGVGVAAALCLCSLLLWPIRLRRWHPDARP; from the exons ATGGGCCCGGGACCCCCAGCGGTCGGAGCGGCGCCGTCCCGGCGGCCGCTGTCCCTGGTGGCGCGGCTGAGCTACGCCGTGGGCCACTTCCTCAACGACCTGTGCGCGTCCATGTGGTTCACCTACCTGCTGCTCTACCTGCACTCGGTGCGCGCCTACAGCTCCCGCGGCGCggggctgctgcttctgctgggcCAGGTGGCCGACGGGCTGTGCACCCCCCTCGTGGGCTACGAGGCCGACCGCGCCGCCGGCTGCTGCCCCCGCTACGGCCCGCGCAAGGCCTGGCACCTGGTCG GCACCGTCTGCGTCCTGCTGTCCTTCCCCTTCATCTTCAGCCCCTGCCTGGGCTGTGGGGCGGCCACGCCCGAGTGGGCTGCCCTCCTCTACTATGGCCCGTTCATCGTGATCTTCCAGTTCGGCTGGGCCTCCACAcagatctcccacctcagcctcatccCGGAGCTTGTCACCAACGACCATGAGAAGGTGGAGCTCACAGCACTCAG GTACGCGTTCACTGTGGTGGCCAACATCACCGTCTACGGCGCCGCCTGGCTCCTGCTGCACCTGCAGGGCCCGTCACGGGTGGAGCCCACCCAGGACATCGACATCGGCGACCAGCTGGGGGGCCAGGACGTGCCTATGTTCCGG AACCTGTCCCTGCTGGTGGTGGGTGTCGGCGCCGTGTTCTCACTGCTGTTCCACCTGGGCACCCGGGAGAGGCGCCGGCCGCACGTGGAGGAGCCGGGCGAGCACAACCCCCTGTTGGCCCCCGCCGTCGCCCAGCCCCTGCTGCTCTGGAAGCACTGGCTCCGGGAGCCAGCTTTCTACCAG GTGGGCGTGCTGTACATGACCACCAGGCTCATCGTGAACCTGTCCCAGACCTACATGGCCATGTACCTCACCTACTCCCTCCACCTGCCCAAG AAGTTCATCGCGACCATTCCCCTGGTGATGTACCTCAGCggcttcttctcctccttcctcatgAGGCCCATCAACAAGAGAATTGGGCGGAAC ATGACCTACTTCTTGGGCCTCCTGGTGATCCTGGCCTTTGCTGCCTGGGTGGCGCTGGCGGAGGGGCTGGGCGTGGCCGTATACGCAGCGGCTGTGCTGCTGGGTGCTGGCTGTGCCACCATCCTCGTCACCTCGCTGGCCATGACGGCTGACCTCATCGGTCCCCACACG AACAGTGGAGCGTTCGTGTACGGCTCCATGAGCTTCTCGGATAAGGTGGCCAACGGGCTGGCAGTCATGGCCATCCAGAGCCTGCACCCTTGCCC CTCGGAGCTCTGCTGCAGGGCCTGCATGAGCTTCTACCACTGGGCGATGGTGGCCGTGACGGGCGGCGTGGGTGTGGCCGCTGCCCTGTGTCTCTGCAGCCTCCTGCTGTGGCCCATCCGCCTGCGACGCT GGCACCCTGACGCCCGACCCTGA